CGTAGAGATAGGGAAACAGCCAGCTCATTCCCCATAGGTGGGGCACGGCCTGCAAGGAACGCGTCCAGTAGAGAACGATTTCAAGCAACTGCAGAGAGTAGAGCAGCAGCAGGGTGGCCAGCAGACGGTTGGCCAAGCGGTTGCCCCGCCGGTGGGTCCAGACCACCACGGCCAGGAAGCAGCCTTGAACCGAGGCCGCCAGGGCCAACACCTCCCAGAATCCGAATTCCCCTCTCATCTCGCTCCACGTCTCGTCTCCCCGAGCGAGGTTTCATTCTAGCGAATCCTGCTTCCTCTTTCATACCTGGAAGCCCCTGGGACATGATCGACCAGGCTGAAAACCGCGGCGCTGACTCGATGCCCAAACCCAGCGTTCCTATGACGGCCAGGGCGAAAACCGGGTTTCGAGCGAAAGTCCGCAGTGCAAATCTGAATTCATTCTTGATGAGCGGCAGTCCTCAGTTGTCAGGAAGCCAGCCGGGACAACACCTGATCTGAGCCGCGAAAAGCTTGAGCCAGCCGGTCAAGGTGATCGGCTGCATCGACTTTCTCGTCGCTCAGCGCCCGCACCAGGATCTTGGAAGCGCTACGGACGAAGTCGGTGAGTTGTTGGCGGCTCAGGCCAAGGCCCGTCATGTAGGCCAAACTCCACAAATCGAAGCTGTAAAGGGGACAGATGGTGGATCCCGTGATCGTGTGGTAGCCCTCTTCAACCAGATCGGCGGCCTGCCTCCAATCCATGCTGTTGTGGCGCCATGAATAGGCCTGACCCTGCAGGCCCAGTTCTTCAGCCCTCTGGGCTACCGGAACTTTCTTGTCGTGAAAATAAGCTTCCAGGCAGTAGAAGGTGGGCCGCACGCTATCGATGAACTCCATCGTGTTGCGGGCCGACTCCTCCGTTTCGCCGGGAAAACCGATGATGAAGGATGCGTAACTGGCTATGCCCTTGGAACGCAGTTTCTCCAGGCCATAGCTGTACTTGTGCACATAGGCTCCCTTGTTCATGGCCTTCAGAATGGCCTGATCCCCGGATTCGATTCCCAGGAATACGCCGGTGCAGCCGGATTCGGCCGCCAGATCGAATGATTCGTCATCGGCGTTTCCGCAGCGAAAGTAGGAGTACCACTTGAAGCCGTAGTTCTCGCGGATCATCATGCGGCAGAGGTCTTTGAAGCGGCCGCGCGGAATGTTGAAGGTGTCGTCTATGAAGAGCACCTGCTGCACCCCGATGTCCTTGAGATAGTCCAGCTCCGCACGAAGCACATCCAGGCTGGTGAGATTGAGATCGCCGGCGATCACGGGATAGCGGCAGAAGGCGCATTTGTAGGCGCAACTGCGGGCCGTGCGGGTCTGGACGGTGGGCAGCAGTTGGTCGGGATTAAACACCCGCCAGTCCACTGCGTTCTCGTCCAGACTGTTGTTTTCGGGTTGGCGGACCGTGCGGTGAAAGGTCTTGTTGTCGTGGCTGTAGATCAAGTTGGGTACTGTGGACAGATCTGGATTGGGCTGCCCCAACTCGCTGCAGACACGGCTCAGGGTCAACTCGCCCTGAGAATCGAAGACATAGATGTCGGCCCCCATGAAGGCGAAGAGGCGGTCTTGGGCCTGGGGGGCGTAATCGCTGCAC
This window of the Acidobacteriota bacterium genome carries:
- a CDS encoding PhpK family radical SAM P-methyltransferase codes for the protein MSNLDCVVLGYYEAPLDKSFETAEAMQKVSGGLRHLKANTLPFNGRRVRYPELINAAISRATGRPSRLHVANLPNLGAHYLASFLLRRNLAAEVVNFVNFDQERLEDLLAEKPRAVAITTTFYFESHPVRHLVELVREHSPETKIVVGGPHIFHVCSDYAPQAQDRLFAFMGADIYVFDSQGELTLSRVCSELGQPNPDLSTVPNLIYSHDNKTFHRTVRQPENNSLDENAVDWRVFNPDQLLPTVQTRTARSCAYKCAFCRYPVIAGDLNLTSLDVLRAELDYLKDIGVQQVLFIDDTFNIPRGRFKDLCRMMIRENYGFKWYSYFRCGNADDESFDLAAESGCTGVFLGIESGDQAILKAMNKGAYVHKYSYGLEKLRSKGIASYASFIIGFPGETEESARNTMEFIDSVRPTFYCLEAYFHDKKVPVAQRAEELGLQGQAYSWRHNSMDWRQAADLVEEGYHTITGSTICPLYSFDLWSLAYMTGLGLSRQQLTDFVRSASKILVRALSDEKVDAADHLDRLAQAFRGSDQVLSRLAS